The Thermococcus sp. EP1 region TAAGCTCGACCCAAGAACAGGTAACATAGTAGAAGAGAACCCACAATTCATCAAGACCGGTGACTCAGCTATCGTTCTCCTCAGACCAACCAAGCCAATGGTCATTGAGCCAGTTAAGGAGTTACCACAACTCGGTAGATTCGCTATCAGAGATATGGGTCAAACAGTTGCAGCTGGTATGGTTATATCCATCCAGAAGGGCGAGTGAAGCCCTTCTCTAGCCTTTTCCTTTAACATTATTAATTTTATCATTAGAGCTTATAGAGGTGACAAAAATGCAAAAGGCAAGAATTAAACTGGCGAGCACAAACATAAGTGCTCTTAATGAGGTTACAGATCAAATCAAGCAAATTGCAGAGAGAACTGGTGTTAGAATGAGCGGGCCAATACCATTGCCAACAAAGAGAATAAGGATCACCACAAGAAAGAGCCCAGATGGCGAAGGAAGTGCAACTTTTGATAGGTTTGAGCTTAGAGTCCACAAGAGACTCATTGACATTGAAGCTGACGAGAGAGCTATGAGGCAAATTATGAGAATTCGCGTTCCTGAGGATGTTACTATTGAGATTGAGCTCGTCTCATGATTCTCATTATTTTTAGCGCCGGGGTAGCCTAGCCTGGGAAGGCGCGGGCCTGGAGAGTCCGTGGGCGTTAAGCCCGCCAGGGTTCAAATCCCTGCCCCGGCGCCAACACTCTTATAAGTCCTCTTTTCTCATCCACCTTGGTGAAGTGTCATGGAAGACTACCTCAAGCTTATTCCAAAGAGACTAGATAAAATTGAGCTGAGAAAAATTGATAATAAATATTACCTTTTAATCCCTATGAGTTCTCGATTAGATTTTCTCGCAAGAAAGCTCCATGGGGAATATAGACGACTCGAACTTGATGAAGTGGGAGCTTTCATATGGGAACTATGCGATGGAACAAGAACAATAGAACAAATTGGAAAGAAAGTCAAAGAAAAATTTGGAGAAGAAGCTGAACCATTATATGAACGCCTTGTAACGTTCATCCTTGAATTGTACAAGAGAAACCTTATTCTCTTGGGTGGATGGGATGAACAAAGAGATTGAAGGCACTCTTTTAGCTTTTATAGGAATGTTTCTATATGGAATAGAACCTGTAGTTATAAAAGCAAATCCAGCAAATCCTATGAGTTTTGCAGCGTTTTCTGCCATTATTGCCTCTTTTATTCTTTGGTCAATTGTTTTTTCAACCTCAAGCTGGAAAGATGTTAAAGAAAATCCACAATATATACCCAAAGCCGTCCTTGTAGGAATATTTGGAACTGCCCTAGCATACATAGCATATTCCTACGGAGCCCAGCTTAGTACTGCAATAAATGCCTCACTAATAACAAGAGCCGAAGTCCTTTTTTCCTTTGTGCTCGCTTATATCCTATTACGAGAAAGAATAACAAGAAAACAGATCCTTTGGTCTGTTTTGATCCTTTTAGGACTCATCTTAGTGATAACTCAAGGTAAACCTGTTGTTCCTAAAAAAGGAGATTTACTTCTTCTGTTAGTCCCGTTATTTTGGCAAAGTGGACATGTAATAGCAAAGAAGCTTCCTTACAACCCATTTCTTATAGCAGCTTTTCGAAACACCTTTGGAGGAATTTTACTTTTCATACTCGCCCTTCCCCAAGGCCTTGAATTCTCAAAATTTGCAATAGCCGAAGCTATCATACTTTCCATCGGCCAAGTCATATGGTATCTATCAATAAAACGTATAAACCTCTCAAAAGCCACCGCCATAATTACTCCCGCCCCAGCCGTGGCAATTGGGATAGCTCTACTCCTAGGAGAGAAGTTTACAAGCTATCATATGATTGGTTTCATTCTGATAACTATAGGGACTCTCATGGTAAGTAGAATAAAAAGTGAATTAAAAGAGCCTGCTTAAAAGGTCCTTCTCATTTTTTGGAACCCTTAATCTAACATATGAGTTATTCAAAGGTTTGAATGCTGACCCTGGTACTGTCAATACCCCTCTTTCCAAAAAATAATGGTAAATATCTCCTTCTCCACTAACAAGCATTATTGGAGTTTGTGGATGAGTTTCAGCTATTTGAAACACCCTCTTGAGGGCGTGGATTATTTTCTGTTTTATAGTTGCTATTTGCCTTCTGCTATTTTCCAAGAAATTTTGATCTTTAAGTGCTTCGACTGCTAATACCTCACCAATCGCACTTATTGGAAAAGGAAGATCTACCTTTTCATAGAGCTTCCCAAGCTCTTTGTTCTTTATAACTGCATATCCTACTCTCATTGAAGCCAAGCCAAAGCCCTTGGAAAATGAACGCAAGATAATTAGATTATCCGAGCTTAAGTTTATGGCTGATTCTTTCTTTTCAACAAAATCTCCATAGGCCTCATCTATCAACACCAAGACCCCTTTTCGACTAGCTTCCTCCACGATCTCCTCCACTTCTTTGAGTTTTAACACTTGGCCAGTGGGATTGTGTGGGTTATCAAGATAAAGCAGAACATGATCCTCAGTTATTGAGTGAATAAGGTCATCTAAATCAATCCTAAAATTATTTTCCTTTTTCAAAAAAACTGGAGTATAAACTCCTCCCATGGCAACTACATCGCTGACATATCTAGTATATTGAGGAGAAACTCCAAGAACTTTAGATCCATTTCTTATTACAAACTTGTTTACTTTTTCAAAACATCCCATGGAACCGTATCCAAAGAAAATACTTTCCTTTTCAATACCCCAATACTCAGATAGAGCATTTCTAAGTTCAGTATACTTAACATCAGGATATCTAGAAATGTCTATCTCAATAGTTTTTAGCTTTCTTTTTACTCTTTCTGGAGTCCCAAATGGATTTGTCCCAAGAGAGCAGTCAAGTATATCATCTTTATGTAGGAGTTTATCAGCATAACCCCCTGGAATTTCAACATCAAAAAGTTCCCTTCGGATTTTATCTCTCCACTTCACAATGATCACTCTTCCAATTCATCCTCTAGCAATTTTTCCATTACCCTCTGCTTTTTCTTTTCGAAATCCTCTTTATCCAAGAACTCCCAGTAATACTTTCCACTGGGGAATCTTCCTTCTTTTACTTCTTCTCTATAATTTTCCAATGCTAATTGGATTATGCTCCTTAGATCAGCATATTTCTTAACAAACGGGGGTGCATGCTCATAGACCCCTAGTAAATCATGCCAAACCAAAACTTGGCCATCACAATGGGGACCAGACCCTATTCCAATAGTTGGTATATTGACTTCCTCTGTAACAAGTTTGGCTACATCAGAGAGCACAAACTCCAAAACAACTGCAAATGCCCCAGCTTTTTCCAAAGCCTTTGCATCTTTAATAATTTCTTCAATTTCTTCTTCTGTCTCCCCAGTTATGTGATATCCTCCCAAACGAAGGTATCTTTGTGGTGTAAGCCCAGTATGGCCCATAACAGGTATTCCAGCTCTAACAAGTCTCTTAACGAGTTTTCTATGATCGTAACCCCCTTCAATTTTCACTGCATCTGCTCCTGCTTGAATCAACCGGGCCGCATTTTTCATACCTTCTTCAATACTCACTTCATAACTCATAAATGGCATATCAGCCAGAACTAAGCCCCGTTTAACAGCTTTGGCTACAGCCCTAGTGTGATAAAGCATCTGATCCATAGTGACATTTAAGGTATTTTCATCTCCATAAACCACCATTCCAAGAGAATCCCCTACAAAAATAATGTCAATTCCAGCTTTGTCCGCTATGAGTGCAGAGGGATAGTCGTACGCTGTAACCATTACTATCTTCTCTTTCCCTTTCATTTCCATAATCTTCTTCACTGTTATTTGTCTCATGATGCTCTCCCCTAAACCCTAATAAACTTGGGGAAATATTAACCTATCGGGTGAGAGAGATGAAAAAGTGGGAACATTATGAACATACTGCAGACATTGGAATAAGAGGTTATGGGGATACTCTAGAAGAGGCCTTTGAATCAGTTGCCATAGCCCTTTTTGACGTTATGGTAGATGTGAGAAAAGTTGAGAAAAAAGAAGCGAGACACGTCGAAGCTGAGGGAGAAGATTTACAGTCACTCTTATATGATTTCCTTGAAAGACTTCTAATCCTCCACGATGTGGAAGGTCTAGTTTTTAGAGACTTCGATGTAAAAATAGAAAAGAGCAAAGAAGGATATAAGTTAAAAGCAGTAGCCTATGGGGAGCATTTAAGTGAAAAACATGAACCAAAAGAAGAAGTTAAAGCAATAACTTATCATGAAATGGAAATAAAACGGCTTGAAGATGGTAAATGGATGGTTCAGCTTGTCCCGGATATTTGAGGTGATCAGATGGAAGAAGTATTAAAAATAAATAGATCATTCTACGAGAGATATTCCCAACTTGATGAGAGCAAAGAATTCTGGAATCTCTTACTTACCCCTTTAAGACAAAGCATACGAATAAACACCTTAAAAGCCCCATTAGATTATGTCAAGTCCAGATTAGAGGAAAAATACGAACTCGAACCAATTCCATGGGTAAAGGAGGGATTTTTCATAAATACTCGCGAGTTTGGAAAGATGATAGAATATTCACTAGGACTCGTTTTTCCTCAAGAAGCCTCTTCCATGATACCCCCTGTAGTCTTAGACCCCAAACCTGGAGAACTCGTACTTGATATGGCAGCCGCTCCTGGTGCAAAAACAACCCAATTAGCACAACGCATGGAAAATGAAGGGTGCATAATAGCCAATGACATGAAAAAATGGCGTGTCAATGTATTAATAGCTAATTTAAATCGATTTGGAGTATTAAATACAAAGGTTACTGTCAAAGATGGAGCATATTTTAGTCGGTTTGAGAATACCTTTGATAAAGTACTTTTAGATGCCCCTTGTTCAAGTGTGGGAATGATACGAAAAAGCTTCAAGTTCCTAAATGACTGGAGCATGAAAAAGGTAATTATGTATTCTAACATCCAAAAAAAGCTTATACTGGCTGCGTACAAAGCTTTAAAACCAGGCGGAATACTTGTGTACTCCACATGTACAATAGATCCTTTTGAAAATGAGGAAATTGTAGACTATCTCCTTCGTAAAACCGATGCAAAGCTCGAAAAAATAAATATCCCCTTGAAATCTACCCCACCAGTTTTGGAATTCGAAGGAAGGAAATACTCTGAGGAGGTGAAAAAGTGTCTAAGGCTACATCCAGAGGACAACAACACAGAGGCGTTCTTTGTGGCAAGGATAAGGAAGCCATGAATAAAAAAGTAAAAGAGATGCTCATAGAACAGTATGGATATGCACCAGATCTAGTTTTTGAAGTTAAGCCAAACAGAAGAGTTTACGCTTACAAGCCCTGCTCATTTAATCCTAGGGTATATACCGAAAAAGGCATTTACTTTGGGAAAATTGAGAGTGATGGAATAAGACTAACCATAGAGGGAGCATTCCTAGTTGGTCCGAAGGGTCAAAAAAACATAGTTGAAGTCGATAAAGAAAAAGCTAAGCTGTGGTTGGCTGGGAAAGATCTAAAAATCAGTGAAAAGATAAATGGATGGGTAATACTAAAATGGGGCCAGTACTACCTTGGATGTGGAAAAGCTAAAGAGGGGATTATAAAAAATTATGTACCCAAAGAGCGGAGAATTAATCTCGAATAACACAATCTTTTAAAGTTTTGAGAGTTATTTAATAGTGAGGTGAGGAGAATGGAGATACCCTTGAAGAGATTGGATAAGATAAGGTGGGAAATACCCAAGTTTAATAGGAGAATGAGAGTTCCTGGAAGAGTTTATGCTGACGACACTTTACTTCAAAAAATGCGTCAAGACAAAACTTTAGAACAGGCCACCAATGTGGCCATGCTTCCCGGAATTTATAAATATTCTATCGTAATGCCCGATGGCCACCAAGGATATGGTTTTCCAATAGGTGGTGTAGCTGCTTTTGATGTAAAAGAGGGTGTGATAAGCCCTGGGGGCGTCGGATATGACATTAACTGCGGTGTCAGGCTTATTAG contains the following coding sequences:
- a CDS encoding archease, whose product is MKKWEHYEHTADIGIRGYGDTLEEAFESVAIALFDVMVDVRKVEKKEARHVEAEGEDLQSLLYDFLERLLILHDVEGLVFRDFDVKIEKSKEGYKLKAVAYGEHLSEKHEPKEEVKAITYHEMEIKRLEDGKWMVQLVPDI
- a CDS encoding PqqD family protein — its product is MEDYLKLIPKRLDKIELRKIDNKYYLLIPMSSRLDFLARKLHGEYRRLELDEVGAFIWELCDGTRTIEQIGKKVKEKFGEEAEPLYERLVTFILELYKRNLILLGGWDEQRD
- a CDS encoding histidinol-phosphate transaminase, with translation MKWRDKIRRELFDVEIPGGYADKLLHKDDILDCSLGTNPFGTPERVKRKLKTIEIDISRYPDVKYTELRNALSEYWGIEKESIFFGYGSMGCFEKVNKFVIRNGSKVLGVSPQYTRYVSDVVAMGGVYTPVFLKKENNFRIDLDDLIHSITEDHVLLYLDNPHNPTGQVLKLKEVEEIVEEASRKGVLVLIDEAYGDFVEKKESAINLSSDNLIILRSFSKGFGLASMRVGYAVIKNKELGKLYEKVDLPFPISAIGEVLAVEALKDQNFLENSRRQIATIKQKIIHALKRVFQIAETHPQTPIMLVSGEGDIYHYFLERGVLTVPGSAFKPLNNSYVRLRVPKNEKDLLSRLF
- a CDS encoding DMT family transporter, producing the protein MNKEIEGTLLAFIGMFLYGIEPVVIKANPANPMSFAAFSAIIASFILWSIVFSTSSWKDVKENPQYIPKAVLVGIFGTALAYIAYSYGAQLSTAINASLITRAEVLFSFVLAYILLRERITRKQILWSVLILLGLILVITQGKPVVPKKGDLLLLLVPLFWQSGHVIAKKLPYNPFLIAAFRNTFGGILLFILALPQGLEFSKFAIAEAIILSIGQVIWYLSIKRINLSKATAIITPAPAVAIGIALLLGEKFTSYHMIGFILITIGTLMVSRIKSELKEPA
- a CDS encoding tRNA (cytosine(49)-C(5))-methyltransferase produces the protein MEEVLKINRSFYERYSQLDESKEFWNLLLTPLRQSIRINTLKAPLDYVKSRLEEKYELEPIPWVKEGFFINTREFGKMIEYSLGLVFPQEASSMIPPVVLDPKPGELVLDMAAAPGAKTTQLAQRMENEGCIIANDMKKWRVNVLIANLNRFGVLNTKVTVKDGAYFSRFENTFDKVLLDAPCSSVGMIRKSFKFLNDWSMKKVIMYSNIQKKLILAAYKALKPGGILVYSTCTIDPFENEEIVDYLLRKTDAKLEKINIPLKSTPPVLEFEGRKYSEEVKKCLRLHPEDNNTEAFFVARIRKP
- the rpsJ gene encoding 30S ribosomal protein S10; translation: MQKARIKLASTNISALNEVTDQIKQIAERTGVRMSGPIPLPTKRIRITTRKSPDGEGSATFDRFELRVHKRLIDIEADERAMRQIMRIRVPEDVTIEIELVS
- the panB gene encoding 3-methyl-2-oxobutanoate hydroxymethyltransferase translates to MRQITVKKIMEMKGKEKIVMVTAYDYPSALIADKAGIDIIFVGDSLGMVVYGDENTLNVTMDQMLYHTRAVAKAVKRGLVLADMPFMSYEVSIEEGMKNAARLIQAGADAVKIEGGYDHRKLVKRLVRAGIPVMGHTGLTPQRYLRLGGYHITGETEEEIEEIIKDAKALEKAGAFAVVLEFVLSDVAKLVTEEVNIPTIGIGSGPHCDGQVLVWHDLLGVYEHAPPFVKKYADLRSIIQLALENYREEVKEGRFPSGKYYWEFLDKEDFEKKKQRVMEKLLEDELEE